A genomic segment from Bubalus bubalis isolate 160015118507 breed Murrah chromosome 5, NDDB_SH_1, whole genome shotgun sequence encodes:
- the METTL18 gene encoding histidine protein methyltransferase 1 homolog: MTFQFNFTIEDHLEDEFTSLGDGALALHSSKESSVSERQKGTHKDKKFSTEQSNLLQDHLWEHKSERNETPSQDPDSSFGAANSSSNLEPHEEKPCLKVAKEHAVPKDLKKVLENKVTETLPGFQHVNISIMKTTLLKENFPGENIISKSFSSHSDLISGVYEGGLKIWECTFDLLAYLTKAKVKFAGKKVLDLGCGSGLLGIMALKGGAKEIHFQDYNSVVIDEVTLPNVVANSTLEDEENDVNEPDVKRLRRSTVAQELCKCRFFSGEWSEFCKLVLSSEKLFEKYDLILTSETIYNPDYYVPLHQTFLRLLDKNGQVLLASKVHYFGVGGGTHLFQKFVEERNVFETRTLEIIDEGLKRCLIEMTFKYST, translated from the coding sequence ATGACTTTTCAATTTAATTTCACTATAGAAGACCATCTGGAAGATGAATTTACATCCCTTGGAGATGGAGCTTTGGCCCTACATTCCTCAAAAGAGTCTTCAGTCTCAGAAAGACAAAAAGGTACAcataaagacaaaaaattttCCACAGAACAATCTAACTTGCTGCAGGACCATTTGTGGGAACATAAGTCAGAGAGAAATGAGACTCCCTCTCAAGACCCAGACAGCTCATTCGGTGCAGCTAACAGTTCAAGTAACTTGGAACCACACGAGGAAAAGCCCTGCTTGAAAGTTGCCAAAGAGCATGCTGTGCCTAAAGATTTAAAGAAAGTGTTAGAAAACAAAGTCACAGAAACATTACCAGGTTTCCAACATGTTAACATATCAATAATGAAAACCACTTTGTTGAAAGAGAACTTCCCTGGAGAAAATATCATTTCAAAAAGCTTTTCTTCTCACTCTGACCTGATTTCAGGTGTTTATGAAGGAGGCTTGAAAATCTGGGAGTGTACCTTTGACCTCCTGGCATATTTGACAAAGGCCAAAGTGAAATTTGCTGGGAAAAAAGTGTTGGATCTCGGTTGTGGATCAGGGTTGCTGGGTATAATGGCACTCAAGGGAGGTGCcaaagaaattcattttcaagATTATAACAGTGTGGTGATTGATGAAGTAACCTTACCTAATGTAGTGGCCAACTCCACTTtggaagatgaagaaaatgatgtAAATGAACCAGATGTGAAAAGACTCAGGAGATCAACAGTAGCACAAGAGCTATGTAAATGCCGCTTCTTTTCAGGGGAGTGGTCTGAGTTTTGTAAGCTTGTACTGAGCAGTGAAAAACTCTTTGAAAAATATGATCTCATTCTTACTTCAGAAACGATTTACAATCCAGATTATTATGTTCCTTTGCACCAAACATTCCTTAGATTGTTAGATAAAAATGGACAGGTGCTTTTGGCCAGCAAAGTACATTATTTTGGTGTGGGTGGAGGtactcatctctttcagaagtttgtagaagaaaggaatgtatttgagaCTAGAACACTTGAAATAATCGATGAAGGACTAAAGAGATGCCTAATTGAAATGACTTTTAAGTACTCCACTTAA